The Lolium rigidum isolate FL_2022 chromosome 2, APGP_CSIRO_Lrig_0.1, whole genome shotgun sequence genomic interval ATAGTAGAATGGTGAAAGAAAAACCACATTTGATTGCATGACGTTGCCGCAAATGATGATTGCTAAGCATATATTGCCCTGCAAATGTATGGGTCAGTGAGTAGTTAACCACCTGTTCAATGTAAGAAACTGAACTTACGGCTAAACTAGTGTTTTGCATTCATCAATAATACACCATAGTTATCAGGAGCTTCTTCTAACTGAATGATGTCATCTCTTCACCATAGTTATCAGGAGCTTCTTCAGATATTTCAAGATCAAGCTCCTCTGCTACTGCAGCATCAATTGATTCGTCTTCCTGTGCAGTCAAGTTAGGATTGCTTGCTgaagcaacatcatggatgtttaaCTGGTCCTCCAAGAAACTGACACCATTGCTACCTGGGGCTTCTTCATCCACTACAACATCACCTAGTGCCTGTGCAGTCAAGTCAGGATGAACAGACGTAAGAGAAATTTCCACTTCAGATGTGAGAAATATTCACATATAAACCACTAGCAGGTTCGGGGTAAGTTAAGGAACACACCTGGCTTGCTTGGAGCTGTCGGCGCTCCGAGCCTTCATTCAAATAATCGAAGCAGTACGAGGCGCATATATGGAATGGGTTGCAAGCATTTGGATCGACCTTCCAGTTTCGCATCGGTGCAATGTCCTTCCCATCTGGAAGGGCACTAATATGAGTTAATCCAATAAAAACTGAAATGGAAAAATTAAAACAAAGCCCAGTTGAGCATCTTCAGTTTGGAAGAATCAGACAGGGCATAAAATTGAGCATTTTCTCCAGAAATAAATAAGACATCTTTAGGTAGGGGCACACACAAATGTGGCAAGCCTTCCCTTGTATGAGGCATAAAATTCCTAGCAGTAGCAATTGACAGTACTCTAGTTTCACAGTAGTAAACGGCAGGACTCTAGTTTGATAGTAACTACTCTTGTTTAATTCAAAGAATAACAGTAGCAACTCACAGTAACTTGTTATATTTTTACTCCATTGAGTAGCAGTACAATATTGACACTAACTTGCAATATTTGCAGGAGTAGAAGAATATTCAGAGCATGAGAACATTGACAACAACTTCCAATATTTGTAGGAGTGTAACATTATGATTCCACTGGTTTCTGAACTTGCAGCGCCGCTTAACAATGTTGAAAGTTTATACAAATAACAATGGCTATTTTTTCAGTCGCATTCTTAACTCCATAACTTTAAGCTTTGGTTGAAGTTATCCTCCAGCTTAAAACCTAACAAAGCTACATCATGGATACAGCATGGTATGGCATATATAACAATTAACTAGATTATTTATTGCCACGATGTTTTGCACATAACATACAACGAAATTATCCCAAACCGGTACTGTACTGCAGTGGAACTCAAATCAAGATCTCACATCACTGACTTGTACATCATTATCTTATTACtcccatggttttaaaggcgtcgccTTGGCGTCGCCTCAGCGTCCAGGCGCTCCCCCTCCGCCTTAGAAAAACGCCCGCCTTAGGCGCCTAGGCATCGCCTAAGCGTCAGAGCGCCCCCCCCTTCGCCTTAGGACGCCTtggcgcctttaaaaccatgattACTCCCACCTGGCCAGTAAATATGTATAGAGCCAAAACTGACATCACCCACTCACTTGTCAAATAAAACACTCAACGCACAAGTGAATAATGCAGCAGCTGCCAAAAGCTCTTGTGCAGAAATTTACAAGAACAAGTATATATATCATCGGCAAAAACTCAGGTATATATATCATGCACTTACTGGTGCaatatgttgtgggtatacttcataggtgtaccatcgacagtgcttagatccggcaagcccgggtggcccacagacggtgatgaggcatgtggcccatcgggcggcccagttgctgttgatcatgaagggagaagtccagcccgggatcggcaggccggatccgtacNNNNNNNNNNNNNNNNNNNNNNNNNNNNNNNNNNNNNNNNNNNNNNNNNNNNNNNNNNNNNNNNNNNNNNNNNNNNNNNNNNNNNNNNNNNNNNNNNNNNCCCCAAGCTTAGActattcactcttcttgatcatagtatatcatcctcctctcttgacccttgaaaacttcctccacaccaaactcaaaacaaactcattagagggttagtgcataatcaaaaatttcacatgttcagaggtgacacaatcattcttaacacttctggacattgcacaaagctactggaagtcaatggaacaaagaaatccatccaacacagcaaaagaggcaatgcgaaataaaaggcagaatctgtcaaaacagaacagtccgtaaagatgaattttaaagtggcaccagacttactcagatgaaaatgcccatattgaatgaaagttgcgtacatatctgaggatcacgcacgtaaattggaagattttcctgagttacctacagagaattaggcccagattcgtgacagcaagaaatctgtttctgcgcagtaatccaaatctagtatgaaccttactatcaaagactttacttggctcaacaaatgcaataaaataagataaggagaggttgctacagtagtaaaaacttccaagacacaaatataaaacaaagtactgtagtaaaataaacacatgggttatctcccaagaagtgctttctttatagccattaagatgggctcagcagttttaatgatgcactcccaggaaatagtagttgaagcaaaagagagcatcaagaggcaaattcaaaacacatttaagtctaacatgcttcctatgcataggaatcttgtaagtaaacaagttcatgaggagcaaagtaacaagcataggaagataaaacaagtgtagcttcaaaaatttcagcacatagagaggcattttagtaacatgaaaatttctacaaccatattttcctctctcataataactttcagtagcatcatgagcaaactcaactatataactatcacataaagcattcttatcatgagtctcacgcataaaattattactctccacataggcataattaattttattaattgtagtgggagcaaattcaacaaagtagctatcattactattctcatcaagtgtaggaggcatagaattatcatcataaaaattactctccatagtagatggcaccaaaagaccactatcattataatcatcgtatATGGgatgcaaagtatcatcaaagaaaattttctcctcaatgcttgggggactaaaaatatcatgaaaaccagcttccccaagcttagcattttccatatcattagcaacaatggtgttcaaagcgttcatactaatatgttccataggttttttaattttagcatcaaaccatccatgtcttaaatcaggaaatagaataagaagctcattgttgtccattatgccaaactagtgtgaacaagaaacaaaaagatgcaattgcaggatctaaaggaaataacttcgagtacttacaacggcgaaaatagcttagtagccgagatccggagtgtgagtaccttttacctttcctccccggcaacggcgccagaaaatagcttgatgtctacgccccctccttttcctgtagacagtgttgggcctccaagagcagaggtttgtagaacagcagcaagtttcccttaagtggatcacccaaggtttattgaactcagggaggaagaggacaaagatatccctctcatgcaaaccctgcaaccacaaagcaagaagtctcttgtgtccccaacacacctaataggtgcactagttcggcgaagagatagtgaaatacaggtggtataaataagtatgagcagtggcaacggcactagaaaagtgctttgcccaggacagtaaacaagcgagtagtaacgcaagcagtagtaacgcagtaaaacagtaaacaagcagcgatagcagtatttaggaacaaggcctagggattagactttcactagtggacactctcaactttgatcacataacagaatggataaatgcatactctacactctcttgttggatgatgaacaccactaactgtgtaggattacacgaaccctcaatgccggagttaacaagctccacaatattcaatgttcatatttaaataaccttagagtgcatgacagatcaacacaactaaaccaagtactaacatagcatgcacactgtcaccttcacactatgtaggaggaatagatcacatcaataccatcatagcaatagttaacttcataatctacaagagatcataatca includes:
- the LOC124688895 gene encoding uncharacterized protein LOC124688895; its protein translation is MRNWKVDPNACNPFHICASYCFDYLNEGSERRQLQASQALGDVVVDEEAPGSNGVSFLEDQLNIHDVASASNPNLTAQEDESIDAAVAEELDLEISEEAPDNYGEEMTSFS